A portion of the Juglans microcarpa x Juglans regia isolate MS1-56 chromosome 1D, Jm3101_v1.0, whole genome shotgun sequence genome contains these proteins:
- the LOC121257767 gene encoding LOW QUALITY PROTEIN: protein PHYTOCHROME-DEPENDENT LATE-FLOWERING-like (The sequence of the model RefSeq protein was modified relative to this genomic sequence to represent the inferred CDS: inserted 2 bases in 1 codon), producing MGISFKVSKTGTRFRLKPPLQSEVDVVDNVSENSKESSRKLQGDLREGGKDVAGVAAPSMSSEGLLPSAENEVSFTLNLFANGYSIGKPTENEAAHQAGLQNVPKLLHPYDRTSETLFLAIESGRLPGDILDDIPCKFVDGTLVCEVRDYRKCECSGDPTSNGSPIVSKVCLKMSLENVVKDIPLISDNSWTYGDLMEVESRILKALQPQLHLDPTPKLDRLCNNPVATKLDLALSSARRKRLRQMPEVTVTSSIKTHGKKVCIDRVPESSNSRLGDTGIISGNVVPRQHENLTAPNLVPTNMLAIRPKNLVPDASVPALPLASHQSRYQMGVGTPRSMQDPGSGPTINAPGASPAGHDMMISYADNVNSSASLLGKRDNQDGQMSPLSNFNKRARPTPVGLDGMQQQQIGSHMDGLHGQDINWKTTLLQQQVMARGFPYSNTNIQKFPHQVFEGLXESGCWTMPFAAGQQGTRYGAKEEQFEMDKLDGSELNRNKNDMQMVETETSHLDTQQSRQQRLPQQAFMRSNFHQTPWNNLGQHMEKDARKEEQLQKRKAAQSPRFSNAAFSQSQLSSKSGEFSSGSVGPHFGVVATTAASQKEKAASTSVATVGGTPSLTSSANDSMQRQHQAQAAVKRRSNSLPKTPAMSGVGSPASVGNMSAPLNANSPSVGTPPLVDQTMLERFSKIEMVTMRHQLNVKNRKVDDHPIRKPNTYSTRPLSAFLSAASNNEDFKDDASTRCLSKSLVGGNINACKIRVLKFMQPERIPPENAVSYRVRTRMIMSEKPYDGTVAMHYGEIEDGDFLSAEDHLPTLPNTHLADLLCTQLCSLMMREGYVVEDQVQRKPTRMNLASASQSNVAGVHHNSVADMQKYAAIPGQQSNEVAKQTNNGNASLNSPQNLLPDARMLPPGNPQALQMSQGFFSGVSMPQRSTQPDPQPSLHHHQQQQQQQHQQQHQQQQQHQQQQQQQQHQQQQQQQQQQQQQQQQQQSQHSLIQQQHSQFQRPSMMLATNPLSHLSAIGQNSNMQLGNRIQLLRQQQQPQMQRKMMMGLGTAVSMGNMGNNMVGLGGLGSAMGMGAARGIGGTGMSTPIGPISGMGNVGQQLRSGLNPQAALMASKLRMVQNRANMLGGPQSSIAGISGARQIHPGSTGLSMLGQSLSRANMNPMQPATMGPMGPPKLMAGINLYMNQQQQQQQQQQQQQHSLQQQQFQQQQQQQFQQQLQQQQDTTSPLQSVVSPSQVGSPSTVGMSQLNQQTQQQQTSPQQMSQRTPMSPQQLSSGAIHAMSTGNPDACPASPQLSSQTLGSVSSITNSPMDLQGVNKSNSVNNV from the exons ATGGGTATCTCCTTCAAGGTCTCGAAGACCGGTACAAGGTTCCGCCTGAAGCCCCCGCTTCAATCAGAGGTCGACGTTGTCGACAACGTGTCGGAGAATTCCAAAGAGAGCTCAAGGAAGCTTCAG GGTGACCTTAGGGAAGGAGGTAAAGATGTAGCAGGAGTAGCTGCACCATCCATGTCTTCCGAAGGCCTTCTTCCATCTGCAG AGAATGAAGTTTCCTTCACATTGAACCTCTTTGCAAATGGATATTCTATTGGAAAACCAACAGAG AATGAAGCTGCACATCAGGCTGGACTTCAAAATGTTCCAAAGTTGTTGCATCCATACGATAGGACGTCTGAAACTCTCTTCTTG GCAATTGAATCTGGCCGGTTGCCTGGAGATATTCTAGATGATATACCCTGCAAGTTTGTTGATGGGACACTCGTATGTGAG GTGCGGGATTATCGGAAATGTGAATGTTCTGGTGATCCAACATCCAATGGATCCCCCATTGTTAGTAAAGTATGCCTTAAGATGTCATTGGAGAATGTAGTGAAGGATATTCCATTGATATCAGATAATTCTTGGACTTATGGTGATCTGATG GAAGTGGAGTCCCGCATACTGAAAGCCTTGCAACCACAACTTCATCTAGACCCCACTCCTAAGTTGGATAGGCTTTGTAATAACCCAGTCGCCACTAAG CTTGATTTGGCTCTTTCTAGTGCCCGGAGAAAGAGATTGAGGCAGATGCCTGAAGTTACTGTCACATCTAGTATTAAGACTCATGGGAAGAAAGTTTGCATAGACAGAGTACCAGAAAGTTCTAACTCTAGGTTGGGGGATACAGGAATCATTTCAGGAAATGTGGTGCCACGGCAACATGAGAATCTTACAGCTCCAAATCTTGTCCCAACAAACATGTTAGCCATTAGGCCCAAGAACTTAGTACCAGATGCCTCAGTTCCTGCACTACCACTTGCTTCACATCAATCAAGATATCAAATGGGGGTTGGGACCCCCAGAAGTATGCAGGATCCTGGTTCAGGGCCTACTATTAATGCACCAGGGGCTTCTCCTGCTGGGCATGACATGATGATCTCATATGCCGACAATGTGAATTCAAGTGCCTCGCTTCTTGGAAAGAGGGATAATCAAGATGGGCAAATGTCACCCTTGTCCAACTTTAACAAGAGGGCAAGGCCTACACCAGTGGGTCTTGATGGAATGCAACAACAGCAAATAGGGTCACATATGGATGGACTCCATGGCCAGGATATAAATTGGAAGACTACGTTATTACAGCAGCAAGTAATGGCAAGGGGCTTTCcgtattcaaatacaaacattcaAAAGTTTCCCCACCAGGTGTTTGAAGGGCT TGAATCAGGATGCTGGACAATGCCATTTGCTGCAGGACAACAAGGAACACGATATGGTGCCAAGGAAGAGCAGTTCGAGATGGATAAATTAGATGGGTCGGAGCTCAACCGCAATAAAAATGATATGCAGATGGTGGAAACAGAAACAAGTCATCTGGACACACAGCAATCACGGCAGCAAAGACTACCACAGCAAGCATTCATGAGATCTAATTTCCATCAGACACCTTGGAATAATCTTGGTCAACATATGGAGAAAGATGCGAGAAAGGAGGAGCAGCTCCAGAAAAGAAAAGCAGCTCAAAGTCCCCGGTTTTCTAATGCAgctttttctcaatctcaattaTCGTCAAAATCTGGGGAATTTTCTAGTGGTTCAGTTGGACCCCACTTTGGAGTAGTTGCAACAACTGCTGCATCACAAAAGGAGAAAGCAGCAAGCACCTCAGTTGCTACTGTTGGTGGGACCCCATCTTTGACTTCCAGTGCTAACGATTCCATGCAACGGCAACACCAGGCCCAAGCTGCTGTGAAGCGGAGATCAAATTCTCTCCCCAAGACCCCAGCAATGAGTGGAGTTGGATCTCCAGCTAGTGTTGGTAATATGAGTGCTCCATTAAATGCAAACAGTCCTTCAGTTGGAACACCACCACTGGTAGATCAAACCATGCTTGAAAGGTTCTCAAAGATAGAAATGGTGACAATGAG GCATCAACTGAACGTCAAAAATAGGAAGGTTGATGATCACCCCATTAGGAAGCCCAACACATATTCCACTCGCCCTCTGTCAGCATTCCTCTCTGCTGCCTCCAATAATGAAGATTTTAAAGATGATGCAAGCACAAGGTGTTTATCTAAGTCACTTGTAGGTGGCAACATCAATGCCTGCAAAATAAGGGTCTTAAAATTTATGCAGCCAGAGCGTATACCTCCAG AAAATGCTGTTTCTTATCGGGTAAGAACTAGAATGATCATGTCAGAGAAGCCATATGATGGTACAGTAGCAATGCATTATGGAGAAATAGAAGATGGCGATTTTCTTTCTGCAGAGGATCACCTTCCTACATTGCCCAATACA CACTTGGCGGATTTGCTTTGCACACAGCTTTGTTCACTG ATGATGCGTGAAGGATATGTTGTGGAAGATCAAGTCCAACGAAAACCAACTCGCATGAATCTTGCCTCGGCCAGTCAATCGAATGTTGCTGGAGTCCATCATAATTCAGTAGCTGACATGCAGAAATATGCGGCAATTCCTGGTCAACAATCAAATGAGGTTGCCAAGCAAACTAACAATGGCAATGCATCTCTAAACTCACCCCAGAATCTCTTACCGGATGCAAGGATGCTGCCACCTGGAAACCCCCAGGCTTTACAGATGTCTCAAGGATTCTTTTCTGGGGTTTCAATGCCCCAGAGATCAACGCAGCCAGACCCACAACCATCTCTTCATCACCAtcaacagcagcagcaacagcaacatCAACAGCAACatcaacagcagcagcagcatcaacagcagcagcaacagcagcaacatcaacagcagcaacagcaacagcagcagcaacagcaacagcagcaacagcaacaaAGCCAACACTCCTTGATTCAACAGCAGCATTCCCAGTTCCAGAGGCCATCTATGATGCTCGCAACAAATCCACTTTCGCACTTGTCTGCAATTGGACAGAATTCCAACATGCAGTTGGGCAACAGAATTCAGCTGTTACGGCAACAACAGCAGCCGCAAATGCAACGGAAGATGATGATGGGACTTGGGACAGCTGTCAGTATGGGAAACATGGGCAATAACATGGTTGGTCTTGGAGGCCTTGGCAGTGCAATGGGCATGGGAGCTGCAAGGGGAATAGGGGGAACTGGAATGTCAACACCAATTGGGCCTATATCTGGCATGGGCAATGTGGGGCAGCAACTTCGATCTGGATTAAATCCACAAGCTGCTCTCATGGCATCAAAACTTAGAATGGTACAGAACAGAGCAAACATGTTAGGTGGCCCTCAGTCAAGTATAGCAGGGATTTCAGGAGCTAGACAGATACATCCTGGCTCTACTGGTCTTTCAATGCTTGGTCAGAGTCTATCACGAGCTAACATGAACCCAATGCAACCGGCAACAATGGGGCCTATGGGTCCACCTAAGTTGATGGCAGGGATAAATCTTTACATGaaccagcagcagcagcagcaacagcagcagcaacagcagcaaCATTCATTGCAGCAGCAGCAATttcaacagcagcagcagcagcaattTCAGCAACAGTTGCAGCAACAACAAGACACCACTTCACCGCTACAGTCTGTTGTCTCACCTTCACAAGTGGGCTCACCATCAACCGTGGGAATGTCACAACTGAACCAACAAACTCAGCAACAGCAAACTAGCCCTCAGCAAATGAGCCAGCGAACACCAATGAGCCCACAGCAGTTGAGCTCTGGAGCAATCCATGCCATGAGTACGGGTAATCCAGATGCTTGTCCAGCTAGCCCACAGCTGAGTTCTCAGACCCTTGGTTCGGTTAGTAGTATCACAAACTCTCCTATGGATCTACAAGGTGTGAATAAGAGCAACTCCGTAAATAATGTATAA